The Buchnera aphidicola (Hyalopterus amygdali) genome has a segment encoding these proteins:
- the degP gene encoding serine endoprotease DegP, with the protein MKRINIVLSGVIFFLTLLLSFGMSWGNNFSTSTSTQNIPSKQPIPSLAPMLEKVMPSVISINIEGSTVVHSSRIPHQFEPFFGHNSPFCQGDSPFRDSPFCHTHPNSNSTHEKFHALGSGVIINADKAYAVTNNHVVENANKIHVQLSDGRRYDARIIGKDARSDIALIQLKNADNLSAIKIADSDTLRVGDYTVAIGNPYGLGETVTSGIISALGRSGLNIEQYENFIQTDAAINRGNSGGALVNLNGELIGINTAILAPDGGNIGIGFAIPGNMVKNLTAQMVKFGQVKRGELGIIGMELNSELAKIMKINSQKGAFVSQVLPDSAAFYAGIKAGDIIVSLNKKPIFSFAALRAQVGSFPVSTKMELGIFRNGIIQSVIVELQPSSKNTVHSKDIYIGLEGVDLSNYLSNGEKGVKVEHVKVNTKAAKVGFKKDDIIIEVNQKLINNLDDLKSALDLKPNILVFTVKRGNSKIYLVSE; encoded by the coding sequence ATGAAAAGAATAAATATAGTATTAAGCGGTGTAATATTTTTTTTAACGCTACTACTAAGTTTTGGAATGTCTTGGGGGAATAATTTTTCAACTTCAACTTCTACTCAAAATATTCCCTCTAAACAGCCCATTCCTAGCTTAGCTCCTATGCTAGAAAAAGTAATGCCTTCAGTAATTAGTATTAATATTGAAGGTAGTACCGTAGTTCATAGTTCTCGTATACCTCATCAATTTGAACCGTTTTTTGGTCATAATTCTCCTTTTTGTCAAGGTGATTCACCATTTCGGGATTCCCCTTTTTGTCATACTCATCCAAATTCTAATAGTACACATGAAAAATTTCATGCTTTAGGTTCTGGTGTAATTATTAATGCTGATAAAGCATATGCTGTAACAAATAATCACGTTGTAGAAAACGCAAATAAAATTCATGTTCAATTAAGTGATGGACGTCGTTATGACGCTCGTATAATTGGAAAAGATGCACGTTCTGATATTGCTTTAATACAATTAAAAAATGCAGATAATTTAAGTGCAATAAAAATTGCTGATTCTGATACCCTCCGAGTAGGAGACTATACTGTGGCCATTGGTAATCCATATGGTCTCGGCGAAACTGTTACTTCTGGTATTATTTCTGCTTTAGGACGAAGTGGTCTAAATATTGAACAGTACGAAAATTTTATTCAGACTGATGCAGCCATTAATAGAGGTAATTCTGGAGGAGCCTTAGTTAATTTAAATGGTGAACTAATTGGTATTAATACCGCAATACTAGCACCAGATGGAGGTAATATTGGAATTGGTTTTGCAATTCCTGGTAATATGGTTAAAAATCTTACTGCGCAAATGGTTAAATTTGGACAAGTAAAACGTGGCGAATTAGGTATTATAGGTATGGAGTTAAATTCAGAACTAGCGAAAATAATGAAAATAAATTCTCAAAAAGGTGCTTTTGTAAGTCAAGTTTTACCTGATTCTGCAGCTTTTTATGCAGGTATTAAAGCGGGAGATATTATTGTATCTTTAAATAAAAAACCTATTTTTAGTTTTGCTGCGTTACGTGCTCAAGTTGGATCTTTTCCAGTATCTACTAAAATGGAATTAGGTATTTTCCGAAATGGTATTATTCAAAGTGTAATTGTTGAATTACAACCATCTTCAAAAAATACTGTTCATTCAAAGGATATTTATATAGGTCTGGAAGGTGTTGATTTAAGTAACTATTTATCAAATGGAGAAAAAGGTGTAAAAGTAGAACATGTAAAAGTTAATACTAAAGCCGCAAAAGTTGGTTTTAAAAAAGATGATATTATTATAGAAGTCAATCAAAAGTTAATAAATAATTTAGATGATCTAAAAAGTGCTTTAGATCTAAAACCGAATATATTAGTTTTTACTGTAAAAAGAGGAAATAGTAAAATTTACTTGGTGAGTGAGTAA
- the dapD gene encoding 2,3,4,5-tetrahydropyridine-2,6-dicarboxylate N-succinyltransferase: MQKFKEIIENTYTKKNEININNIDAKTIETIHYIIGLLNDGKIRISEKKNNVWITHQWLKKTILLYIHLNENKIFEGKISNYYDKIPLKYKKYNKKKFEKENIRIVPTATIRYGSFINSNTIIMPSYVNIGAYIDEGTMIDTWATVGSCAQIGKNVHLSGGAGIGGVLEPLQNNPTIIEDNCFIGARSEIVEGVIVEKGSVISMGVFIGKSTKIYNRETGEILYGKVPSNSVVVSGSLPSKDGKYNLYAAIIVKKVDHKTLNKVEINQILRNKK, from the coding sequence ATGCAAAAATTTAAAGAAATAATTGAAAATACTTATACAAAAAAAAATGAAATCAACATAAATAACATCGATGCTAAAACTATAGAAACAATTCATTACATTATTGGCTTATTAAATGATGGAAAAATTAGAATTTCAGAAAAAAAAAATAATGTATGGATAACTCATCAATGGTTAAAGAAAACAATTTTATTGTATATTCATTTGAATGAAAATAAAATATTTGAAGGTAAAATAAGTAATTATTATGATAAAATTCCTCTTAAATATAAAAAATATAATAAAAAAAAATTTGAAAAAGAAAATATTAGGATAGTACCAACAGCTACAATTCGATATGGTTCATTTATTAACAGTAATACTATTATCATGCCATCATATGTCAATATCGGTGCATACATAGATGAAGGAACTATGATAGATACCTGGGCAACTGTTGGTTCATGTGCTCAAATTGGGAAAAACGTTCATTTATCTGGCGGAGCAGGTATCGGAGGAGTTTTAGAACCACTCCAAAATAATCCCACTATTATAGAAGATAACTGCTTTATTGGTGCAAGATCAGAAATAGTAGAAGGAGTTATTGTAGAAAAAGGTTCAGTAATTTCTATGGGTGTCTTTATAGGAAAAAGTACAAAAATATATAATAGAGAAACAGGAGAAATTTTATATGGAAAAGTTCCATCTAATTCCGTAGTAGTATCTGGAAGTTTGCCATCAAAAGATGGAAAATATAACTTATATGCTGCAATTATTGTAAAAAAAGTAGATCATAAAACACTCAATAAAGTTGAAATCAACCAAATTTTGCGTAATAAAAAATAA
- the map gene encoding type I methionyl aminopeptidase encodes MNCIIKTKSEIEKIKTAGKIAAEVLEMIEKYIKPNISTEEINNICHDFIIKKNAVSACLGYHGFPKSICISVNDVVCHGIPNKNQILKSGDIVNVDVTVLKKKYYADTSKMFLVGKTNFLSQRLCKIAQESLYECFNILKPGLPLYEIGTTIQNYVEKHNFSVVREYCGHGIGRSFHEEPHVLHYKNKSNIFLKKGMIFTIEPMINAGHHEVKCMNDGWTVKTKDHSLSAQYEHTILITKNGCDILTWQKNEKIPSNFINK; translated from the coding sequence ATGAATTGTATAATTAAAACAAAATCAGAAATTGAAAAAATTAAAACAGCTGGAAAAATAGCTGCAGAAGTATTAGAAATGATTGAAAAATACATTAAACCTAATATTAGCACAGAAGAAATCAATAATATTTGTCATGATTTTATCATTAAAAAAAATGCTGTTTCAGCATGTTTGGGATATCATGGTTTTCCAAAATCTATTTGTATATCTGTTAATGATGTAGTTTGTCATGGAATACCAAATAAGAATCAAATTTTAAAATCTGGAGATATAGTTAATGTTGATGTAACAGTTTTAAAAAAAAAATATTATGCTGATACTTCAAAAATGTTCCTCGTAGGTAAAACTAATTTTTTATCTCAACGATTATGTAAAATTGCTCAAGAAAGTTTATACGAGTGTTTTAATATATTAAAACCAGGTCTACCTTTATATGAAATTGGAACAACCATTCAAAATTATGTTGAAAAACACAATTTTTCAGTTGTAAGAGAATATTGTGGACATGGTATCGGACGTTCATTCCACGAAGAACCACACGTATTACACTATAAGAATAAAAGCAATATTTTTTTAAAAAAAGGTATGATTTTTACTATTGAACCAATGATTAATGCTGGTCATCATGAAGTAAAATGTATGAATGATGGCTGGACCGTTAAAACTAAAGATCATTCTTTATCAGCACAATATGAACATACTATATTAATCACAAAAAACGGATGTGATATTTTAACATGGCAAAAAAATGAAAAAATACCATCAAATTTTATTAATAAATAA
- the rpsB gene encoding 30S ribosomal protein S2, which yields MEVVSMRDMLKAGVHFGHQTRYWNPKMKPFIFGSRNKVHIINLEKTLPMFNFALSELKKISLKKGKILFVGTKRAASKKIKETAINCNQFYVNHRWLGGMLTNWKTVRQSIKRLKDLEIESQDGTFSKLTKKEALIRTRELFKLENSLGGIKNMGGLPDCLFVIDAAHENIAIKEANNLGISVFSIVDTNSNPDGVDYVIPGNDDAIRSVTLYLKAVSISISKNKNNNLFHKTSLDSEKNIHF from the coding sequence ATGGAAGTAGTATCAATGCGCGATATGTTAAAAGCAGGGGTTCATTTTGGACATCAAACACGTTATTGGAATCCAAAAATGAAACCGTTTATTTTTGGTTCTCGAAATAAAGTTCATATTATTAATTTAGAAAAAACTCTACCGATGTTTAATTTTGCATTATCTGAATTAAAAAAAATTTCTTTAAAAAAAGGGAAAATACTTTTTGTAGGTACTAAAAGAGCTGCAAGTAAAAAAATAAAAGAAACAGCTATAAATTGCAATCAATTTTATGTTAATCATCGTTGGTTAGGAGGAATGTTAACTAATTGGAAAACTGTTCGTCAATCTATAAAACGTTTAAAAGATTTAGAAATAGAGTCTCAAGATGGCACTTTTTCAAAACTTACTAAGAAAGAAGCATTGATTAGAACACGAGAATTATTCAAATTAGAAAATAGTTTAGGCGGCATTAAAAATATGGGAGGATTGCCCGATTGTTTGTTCGTGATTGATGCTGCTCATGAAAATATTGCAATTAAAGAAGCAAATAATTTAGGTATTTCTGTATTTTCTATAGTTGATACGAATTCTAATCCTGACGGTGTAGATTATGTAATACCTGGAAATGACGATGCTATTAGATCAGTAACATTATATTTAAAAGCTGTATCAATTAGTATTTCTAAAAATAAAAATAATAACTTATTTCATAAAACGTCATTAGATTCAGAAAAAAATATTCATTTTTAA
- the tsf gene encoding translation elongation factor Ts: MTNITSSLIKQLRLRTGAGFMECKRALIEEHGDIELSIDNLRKSGQAQAEKKIHNVTNQGLIFVEIQNKIGAMLELNCQTDFVAKDNLFSSLGKEIVLTALLKNIRNIDDIKSVFETKKKELISKVGENINIKRFIFIEGDNIVSYLHSGRIGVLISAINLNKKILKNIAMHIAASKPEYLSPNDISDSVFQREYKIQLELAKKHNKSPSILQKIVQGRMNKFVNNISLTGQLFIMDPKKTVGSILDENNSRIISFTRFEVGLSDVN, translated from the coding sequence ATGACTAATATTACCTCTTCTTTAATTAAACAGTTGAGATTGCGTACAGGGGCTGGTTTTATGGAGTGTAAACGAGCACTTATAGAAGAACATGGAGATATTGAATTATCAATTGATAATTTAAGAAAATCCGGACAAGCACAAGCTGAAAAAAAAATTCATAACGTTACAAATCAAGGATTGATATTTGTTGAAATTCAAAATAAAATTGGTGCTATGCTCGAATTAAATTGTCAAACAGACTTTGTTGCAAAAGATAATTTGTTTTCTTCATTAGGAAAAGAAATAGTTTTAACAGCGTTATTAAAAAATATAAGGAACATTGATGATATAAAAAGTGTTTTTGAAACGAAAAAAAAAGAATTAATTTCAAAAGTAGGTGAAAATATTAATATTAAAAGATTTATTTTTATTGAAGGTGATAATATAGTTTCTTATTTACATAGTGGTCGAATTGGTGTATTGATTAGCGCAATTAATCTAAATAAAAAAATTTTAAAAAATATTGCGATGCATATTGCTGCAAGTAAACCTGAATATTTATCTCCAAATGATATATCTGATTCCGTTTTTCAACGTGAGTATAAAATTCAGTTGGAATTAGCAAAAAAACATAATAAATCCCCTAGTATATTACAAAAAATAGTTCAAGGGCGAATGAATAAATTTGTTAACAATATTTCGCTAACTGGTCAATTGTTTATTATGGATCCTAAAAAAACAGTCGGATCAATTCTCGATGAAAATAATTCTCGAATTATATCTTTTACAAGATTTGAAGTTGGATTGAGTGATGTGAATTAA
- the pyrH gene encoding UMP kinase, whose protein sequence is MSTNTKFIYHRVLLKISGEVLQGSNKFGIDIKSLEKITKEIKLTLNTGIQLGLVIGSGNLFRGSTLSQLGINRIAADHIGILSTVINSLAMRDIMNSYSIPTYIMSSMPIDGICVGYNYEQAINLLSKNYVVIFSAGTGNPLFTTDSAACLRGIETHADIILKGTQVDGVYSQDPKKYPQATLYKKLTYQDVLQKELKVMDLSAFSLARDHKIPIRVFNINKPRSLYQIMKGYDEGTLIE, encoded by the coding sequence ATGTCGACCAATACAAAATTTATATATCACCGTGTTTTACTCAAAATAAGTGGTGAAGTTTTACAGGGATCAAATAAATTTGGTATTGATATAAAATCTTTAGAAAAAATAACAAAAGAAATTAAATTAACATTAAATACAGGCATTCAGTTAGGACTGGTAATAGGAAGTGGAAATTTATTTCGTGGTTCAACTTTATCTCAATTAGGAATAAACCGAATAGCAGCAGACCATATAGGTATTTTATCAACTGTTATTAATAGTTTAGCCATGAGAGACATTATGAATTCTTATTCTATTCCAACTTATATTATGTCATCTATGCCGATAGATGGTATATGTGTTGGATATAATTATGAACAAGCAATAAATTTATTATCTAAAAATTATGTGGTGATTTTTTCTGCTGGTACTGGAAATCCTCTTTTTACAACTGATTCTGCTGCATGTTTACGCGGTATTGAAACACATGCAGATATTATTTTAAAAGGAACACAAGTTGATGGGGTTTATTCACAGGATCCGAAAAAATATCCTCAAGCAACTCTGTATAAAAAATTAACTTATCAAGATGTTCTTCAAAAAGAATTAAAAGTTATGGATTTATCAGCTTTTTCTTTAGCTAGAGATCATAAAATACCAATTCGAGTTTTTAATATTAATAAGCCTAGATCTTTATATCAAATTATGAAAGGATATGATGAAGGTACTCTTATTGAGTAA
- the frr gene encoding ribosome recycling factor, producing MINEIYIQSNKQMKSCIKNFKIQVSNVRTGRASPELLKNIYVDYFGSKVPLYQISNIVVQDHHTLKINVFDNCSTSLIRKTILNSNLDLNPVINGKDIIVPIPGLTEERRKNLIKLVRNNAETARIYIRNIRRDSNIKIKNQVKSKTISEDNEHIAQNKIQMMTDDYIKKIDLILLDKEKELMNF from the coding sequence GTGATTAATGAAATTTATATTCAAAGTAATAAACAAATGAAATCATGTATTAAAAATTTTAAAATTCAGGTAAGTAATGTTCGAACTGGACGAGCATCTCCAGAATTACTGAAAAATATTTACGTTGACTATTTTGGTTCTAAGGTTCCTTTATATCAAATATCCAACATAGTAGTTCAGGATCATCATACTCTAAAAATTAATGTTTTTGATAATTGTAGTACATCTTTAATTCGAAAAACTATTTTAAATTCAAATCTTGATTTAAATCCAGTAATTAATGGAAAAGATATTATTGTGCCCATACCTGGCTTAACAGAAGAGCGAAGAAAAAATTTAATTAAATTAGTACGTAATAATGCAGAAACTGCACGAATTTATATACGAAATATTCGAAGAGATTCTAATATTAAAATAAAAAATCAAGTAAAGAGTAAAACCATTAGTGAGGATAATGAGCATATTGCTCAAAATAAAATACAAATGATGACAGATGATTATATTAAAAAAATAGATTTGATATTATTAGACAAGGAAAAAGAATTGATGAATTTTTAA
- the ispC gene encoding 1-deoxy-D-xylulose-5-phosphate reductoisomerase: MKKITILGSTGSIGRSALSVIQKNPSLFKVVALVANNNVSLMRKQCELFSPDLVVMKDKKSANILRKQIKDRKIKTHVLSGKKAICELASLKEIDLVISAIVGIAGLLPTLSAIKAGKTILLANKESLVTCGLIFMQALSSSKAKIIPIDSEHNAIFQVLPEYVQKNLGIANLNKNGIKSIILTASGGPFYEDKKKNLSFVTPSEVCSHPNWSMGKKISVDSATMINKGFEYVEAKWLFNASCSEINILIHPESIIHSMVEYIDGAILAQLSVPDMKVAISYAMSWPNRISSGASFLNFKKLNSLTFFEPNFKQFPCLKLVLDAFSEGQAAMTVLNAVNEVTVSAFLNSKISFNKIAEINTDILMSSSFLEPYSIEEIIEIDMRTRIKSEKKIQSLIS, from the coding sequence ATGAAAAAAATAACTATATTAGGATCTACAGGATCTATTGGTAGAAGTGCATTGTCTGTTATTCAAAAAAATCCTTCTCTATTTAAAGTAGTGGCTTTAGTAGCAAATAATAATGTTTCTTTAATGAGAAAACAATGCGAGCTTTTTTCTCCTGATTTGGTAGTTATGAAAGATAAAAAATCTGCTAATATTTTAAGAAAACAAATAAAAGATAGAAAAATAAAAACACATGTTTTATCTGGTAAGAAAGCTATTTGCGAATTGGCATCTTTAAAAGAGATTGATTTAGTTATATCTGCTATTGTTGGTATAGCAGGATTATTGCCAACTCTTTCTGCAATAAAAGCTGGAAAAACAATTTTATTGGCTAATAAAGAATCTTTAGTTACGTGTGGTTTAATTTTTATGCAAGCTTTATCTTCTAGTAAAGCTAAGATTATTCCTATTGATAGTGAACATAATGCCATTTTTCAAGTTTTACCTGAATATGTACAAAAAAATTTAGGTATTGCTAATTTAAATAAAAATGGCATTAAATCAATTATATTAACTGCTTCTGGTGGACCATTTTATGAAGATAAGAAAAAAAATTTATCTTTTGTTACACCTTCAGAAGTATGTTCGCATCCAAATTGGTCAATGGGAAAAAAAATATCAGTAGATTCAGCGACTATGATAAACAAAGGTTTTGAATATGTTGAAGCAAAGTGGCTATTCAATGCATCTTGTTCAGAAATCAACATTTTAATCCATCCTGAGTCAATTATTCATTCTATGGTTGAATATATTGATGGAGCAATTTTAGCACAACTTTCAGTTCCTGATATGAAAGTGGCTATTTCGTACGCCATGTCTTGGCCAAATCGAATATCTTCTGGAGCTAGTTTTCTAAACTTTAAAAAATTAAATAGTTTAACTTTTTTTGAACCGAATTTTAAACAATTTCCATGTTTAAAATTAGTTCTCGATGCTTTTTCTGAAGGTCAAGCTGCAATGACTGTTTTAAATGCTGTGAATGAAGTTACTGTATCAGCTTTTTTAAATTCAAAAATTAGTTTTAATAAGATTGCTGAAATTAATACTGATATTTTAATGTCATCTTCTTTTTTAGAGCCATATTCAATTGAAGAAATCATAGAAATTGATATGAGAACAAGAATAAAATCTGAAAAAAAAATACAATCTTTAATTTCATAA
- the uppS gene encoding polyprenyl diphosphate synthase, with the protein MLHKSLLKNKKIQEENLRHIAIIMDGNGRWSERKGKIRTLGHKEGFKTAKKIVKFAVKRNIKILTLYAFSKENWKRPKIEIMGLMELFFFALKNEINNLNKYNIRLKIIGEKSFFNKKLQNYIYKAEKKTLKNSGLILNIAANYSGRWDIIQATKRIIQAVQKGILDIKKIQEQNFSQYLSTSELSPVDLVIRTGGEKRISNFLLWQIAYSELYFTDILWPDFNQSTFQEAIDYFFTRERRFGRIKK; encoded by the coding sequence ATGTTACATAAATCTTTATTAAAAAATAAAAAAATTCAAGAAGAAAATCTTCGTCACATAGCAATTATTATGGATGGTAACGGACGATGGTCTGAAAGAAAAGGGAAAATACGTACTTTAGGTCACAAAGAAGGTTTTAAAACAGCAAAAAAAATAGTTAAATTTGCAGTGAAAAGAAATATAAAAATACTTACTTTATATGCTTTTAGTAAAGAGAATTGGAAACGTCCAAAAATAGAGATCATGGGATTAATGGAATTATTTTTTTTTGCTTTAAAGAATGAAATAAATAATTTAAATAAATATAATATTCGTTTGAAAATTATTGGAGAAAAAAGTTTTTTTAATAAAAAATTACAAAATTATATTTATAAAGCAGAAAAAAAAACCTTAAAAAATAGTGGTTTAATTTTAAATATCGCTGCAAATTATAGTGGACGATGGGATATTATACAAGCAACAAAAAGAATTATTCAAGCAGTTCAAAAAGGTATTTTAGATATTAAAAAAATTCAAGAACAAAATTTTTCTCAATATTTATCTACCAGTGAATTATCACCAGTGGATTTAGTAATTAGAACAGGTGGAGAAAAAAGAATTAGTAATTTTTTATTATGGCAAATAGCTTATTCTGAATTATATTTTACTGATATTTTATGGCCTGATTTTAATCAATCTACTTTTCAGGAGGCAATTGATTATTTTTTTACTCGTGAACGTCGTTTCGGAAGGATAAAAAAATAA
- the bamA gene encoding outer membrane protein assembly factor BamA, producing the protein MLIRSFLIIFIIFFSTHVFSKNIWSIENIQFEGLKYFSKSEVLKDIFLNTGNRISKNDVKRSIKSLFQTGKFSDIKVYYLNKKIIFKIKEQPIISNVVLLGNKIIKCSFLKEYLNKLGIQEGNLFNPILNTIFIKNIKEFYNKNGRYNANIKIFKKTNLNNKVNIIVLIQENEVSEINNIKIIGNKNFSQKKLISLFNLKNKKYWWSFLEKPIYSSQKLEEDLKNLTNFYLNSGYYYFNINKKIVSFFKNKNKVNITIYISEGKKYRISHFFLNGNLLHFYQKIKNIINIRKNELYNEKKITLIVEKIYRFLSENGYINPKIIIHPEIDFQENKIILNFNIDIEKRYFVNKINFQGNQLTKDIVLRREIKQIEGEWFDLKLIELGKQSLEKIKFLRNINIEKKILSNKENAVDIVYKVAEQPTGSLNFGLGYGRDSGLSFNASLSQDNLFGSGNALKFSVIKNDNQKYADLSMIYPYFINTSTHVSTRIFYNDFKYNIHSASTLIKSTAGFESDVGFLINPFNRVNIGFGYTHNGLLNKKEKMKLDFKNISHDKFLKNSLVDDFTLNYSLVHDTLKHFYFPMSGNQTYISAKNTIPGSDNNFYKLLFDGEQYIPLDKEKKFIFLTHLRAGMGNSFNKEKLPFYENFHSIDENNIRGFRANTIGPKKFFTMSELEECTEYNTNKNLCESTDSIGGNAMMIANLELITPIPFIKDEYNKFLRSSFFFDVGNIWDTKLEKKENFHSLNSIDYNNFNSIYSSVGISLQWISPVGPISFSYSYPIHKHKNSQLEAFQFNIGKHW; encoded by the coding sequence ATGTTAATTAGATCTTTTTTGATAATTTTTATCATTTTTTTTAGTACTCATGTTTTTTCAAAAAATATATGGAGTATAGAAAATATTCAATTTGAAGGATTAAAATATTTTTCGAAAAGTGAGGTGTTAAAAGATATTTTTTTAAATACTGGAAACAGAATATCTAAAAATGATGTCAAACGTAGTATCAAATCTTTATTCCAAACTGGAAAATTTTCAGATATTAAAGTTTATTATTTAAATAAAAAGATTATTTTTAAAATTAAAGAACAACCTATTATTTCTAATGTTGTATTATTAGGAAATAAAATAATTAAATGTTCTTTTCTTAAAGAATATCTGAATAAACTAGGAATTCAAGAAGGTAATTTATTTAATCCTATTTTAAATACTATTTTTATAAAGAACATAAAAGAATTTTATAATAAAAATGGAAGATATAATGCTAATATAAAGATATTTAAAAAAACTAACTTAAATAATAAAGTAAATATAATAGTATTAATTCAAGAAAATGAAGTATCAGAAATAAATAATATTAAAATTATTGGAAATAAGAATTTTTCTCAAAAAAAATTAATTTCATTATTTAATCTAAAAAATAAAAAATATTGGTGGAGTTTTTTAGAAAAACCTATTTATTCTTCTCAAAAATTAGAAGAAGATTTAAAAAATTTAACTAATTTTTATTTAAATTCAGGATATTATTATTTTAATATAAATAAAAAAATAGTCAGTTTTTTTAAAAATAAAAATAAAGTCAATATCACAATTTATATTTCTGAAGGTAAAAAATATAGAATTTCCCATTTTTTTCTTAATGGAAACTTATTGCATTTTTATCAAAAGATTAAAAATATTATTAATATTCGAAAAAATGAATTATATAATGAAAAAAAAATTACCTTAATTGTTGAAAAAATATATAGATTTTTATCTGAAAATGGATATATCAATCCTAAAATTATTATTCATCCAGAAATTGATTTTCAAGAAAACAAAATTATTTTGAATTTCAATATAGATATTGAAAAACGCTATTTTGTTAATAAGATAAATTTCCAAGGAAATCAACTAACTAAAGATATAGTTTTACGTCGTGAAATAAAACAAATAGAAGGTGAATGGTTTGATTTAAAATTAATAGAATTAGGCAAACAATCATTAGAAAAAATAAAATTTTTGCGTAATATAAATATAGAAAAAAAAATCTTATCTAATAAAGAAAATGCAGTTGATATTGTTTATAAAGTTGCAGAACAACCTACTGGTTCTTTGAATTTTGGTTTAGGTTATGGTCGAGATAGCGGATTGAGTTTTAATGCATCTCTTTCTCAAGATAATTTATTTGGTTCTGGTAACGCATTAAAATTTAGCGTAATAAAAAATGATAATCAAAAGTATGCCGATTTATCAATGATATATCCATATTTTATTAATACTAGTACTCATGTAAGTACTAGAATATTTTATAATGATTTTAAATATAATATACATAGTGCTTCTACTTTAATAAAAAGTACTGCTGGATTTGAAAGTGATGTAGGTTTCCTAATTAATCCATTTAATAGAGTAAATATTGGTTTTGGATATACCCATAATGGTTTATTGAATAAAAAAGAAAAAATGAAATTAGACTTTAAAAATATATCTCATGATAAATTTTTAAAAAATAGTTTAGTAGATGATTTTACTTTAAATTATTCATTAGTACATGATACCTTAAAACATTTTTATTTTCCTATGTCTGGAAATCAAACTTATATTAGTGCAAAGAATACTATTCCTGGTTCTGATAATAATTTCTATAAATTATTATTTGATGGAGAACAATATATACCATTAGATAAAGAAAAAAAATTTATATTTTTAACTCATCTTCGAGCTGGTATGGGAAATAGTTTTAACAAAGAAAAATTACCTTTTTATGAAAACTTTCATTCCATTGATGAAAATAATATTCGTGGATTTCGTGCAAATACTATTGGTCCTAAAAAATTTTTTACCATGTCTGAATTAGAAGAATGCACCGAATATAATACAAATAAAAATTTATGTGAATCAACTGATTCAATTGGCGGAAATGCTATGATGATTGCTAATTTAGAATTAATTACTCCCATTCCATTTATTAAAGATGAATATAACAAGTTTCTTAGATCTTCATTTTTTTTCGATGTAGGAAATATTTGGGATACTAAATTAGAAAAAAAAGAAAATTTTCATTCCCTTAATTCAATAGATTATAATAATTTTAATAGTATCTATTCATCAGTTGGCATTTCTTTACAGTGGATTTCTCCTGTTGGGCCAATATCTTTTTCGTATTCATATCCTATTCATAAACATAAAAATAGCCAATTAGAAGCATTTCAATTTAATATTGGAAAACATTGGTGA